A window from Pseudooceanicola algae encodes these proteins:
- a CDS encoding DUF1643 domain-containing protein: protein MVTRHFRKGDADSSALYSPCESYRYALTRTWGPGPRMLFVMLNPSTATETANDPTVERCERRARALGFGGFRVCNLFAWRETAPARLKAAAQPIGPDNDAVLRDSAGWVGEGGLLLCGWGVHGGHLARDAEVLDLLHGTGRPLAHLGLTKGGHPRHPLYRAYTVQPEPWQR from the coding sequence CTGGTCACGCGCCACTTCCGCAAGGGCGACGCAGATAGCAGCGCGCTTTATTCCCCCTGCGAATCCTATCGCTATGCCCTGACCCGCACCTGGGGGCCGGGGCCGCGCATGTTGTTCGTGATGCTCAACCCCTCGACCGCGACGGAAACGGCCAATGACCCCACGGTGGAACGCTGCGAACGCCGGGCACGGGCGCTTGGCTTTGGCGGCTTCCGGGTCTGCAACCTGTTCGCCTGGCGTGAAACCGCCCCGGCGCGGCTGAAGGCGGCCGCGCAGCCTATCGGCCCGGACAATGACGCCGTGCTGCGCGACAGCGCCGGTTGGGTCGGCGAGGGCGGTCTGCTGCTGTGCGGCTGGGGCGTGCACGGCGGCCACCTGGCCCGCGATGCCGAGGTGCTGGACCTGCTGCACGGCACCGGGCGCCCCCTTGCGCACCTTGGCCTGACCAAGGGCGGCCACCCGCGCCACCCGCTTTACCGTGCCTATACGGTCCAGCCCGAGCCTTGGCAGCGTTAA
- a CDS encoding alpha-1,2-fucosyltransferase, with amino-acid sequence MIYTRFHGRTGNQMFQYALGRALAKRLCVGLVVDDRLAVARGEKSLNRIFNLHTVAPHQMPPSQQDRRLAYLLWRYGGTKPKYLREKGLGFDPAVLEAPDETYLHGYWQSAKYFAGAEDEIRRDFAFPAPQGRNADLAEQIASGPSVSLHLRRGDYVSNASHVICGQPYYDAALAALLPQLPHDPVIYVFSDDPDWARDNLRLPGQPVIVDHNGAEADFEDLRLMSLCQHNIIANSSFSWWGAWLNANPSKKVMAPAQWFGKAELSNPDILPPDWYKITS; translated from the coding sequence ATGATCTACACCCGCTTTCACGGCCGCACCGGGAACCAGATGTTCCAATACGCCCTGGGCCGCGCCCTGGCCAAGCGGCTTTGCGTCGGGCTGGTCGTCGATGACCGGCTGGCCGTCGCGCGGGGCGAGAAAAGCCTGAACCGCATCTTCAACCTGCATACGGTCGCCCCGCACCAGATGCCGCCCTCGCAACAGGACCGCCGGTTGGCCTATCTGCTGTGGCGCTATGGCGGAACGAAACCGAAGTATCTGCGCGAAAAGGGCCTTGGCTTTGACCCCGCCGTGCTGGAAGCCCCGGACGAAACCTACCTGCACGGCTATTGGCAAAGTGCGAAATACTTCGCCGGTGCCGAAGACGAGATCCGCCGCGATTTCGCCTTTCCCGCGCCGCAGGGCCGCAATGCCGATCTGGCCGAACAGATCGCCAGCGGGCCGTCGGTGTCCCTGCATCTGCGTCGCGGAGATTACGTCAGCAATGCCAGCCACGTGATCTGCGGTCAGCCCTACTACGATGCCGCGCTGGCCGCGCTTCTGCCGCAACTGCCCCATGACCCGGTGATCTATGTCTTTTCCGACGACCCCGATTGGGCGCGCGACAATCTGCGCCTGCCCGGCCAGCCGGTGATTGTGGATCACAACGGCGCCGAAGCCGATTTCGAGGATCTGCGACTGATGTCCCTGTGCCAGCACAACATCATCGCCAATTCGTCGTTTTCCTGGTGGGGTGCCTGGCTGAATGCCAATCCTAGCAAGAAGGTCATGGCCCCGGCGCAATGGTTCGGCAAGGCCGAGCTGAGCAACCCCGACATCTTGCCGCCCGACTGGTACAAGATCACCTCATGA
- the truB gene encoding tRNA pseudouridine(55) synthase TruB, which produces MGRRRKGRDISGWLVVDKPAGLTSNAVVNKVRWALDANKAGHAGTLDPEATGVLAVALGEATKTVPFVTDALKAYDFVIRLGQGTNTDDAEGEVIATSDARPSDHDIKEALQGFVGDIEQVPPQFSAVKIDGERAYKRARDGEAMEIAARPLFVESLILLDRPDADHARLEMVCGKGGYVRSIARDLGRVLGCHAHVDHLRRLWSGPFDVAEGIAFAEVERLARTPELDAYLLPLELGLADLPEVHATAEGATRLRHGNPGMVIASGLEYGETCWASLNGQPVAVGTFRGGELHPSRVFNLTEGA; this is translated from the coding sequence ATGGGACGCAGACGCAAGGGACGCGACATTTCCGGCTGGCTCGTGGTCGACAAGCCCGCCGGGCTGACCTCCAACGCCGTGGTGAACAAGGTCCGTTGGGCGCTGGATGCCAACAAGGCCGGCCATGCGGGCACCCTTGATCCCGAAGCGACCGGCGTGCTGGCCGTTGCCCTTGGCGAGGCGACCAAGACCGTGCCCTTCGTGACGGACGCGCTGAAAGCCTATGATTTCGTAATCCGGCTGGGACAGGGCACCAATACCGACGATGCCGAAGGCGAGGTCATCGCGACCAGTGACGCCCGCCCGTCGGACCATGACATCAAGGAAGCCCTGCAAGGCTTCGTCGGGGACATCGAACAGGTCCCGCCGCAGTTCAGTGCGGTGAAGATCGACGGTGAACGCGCCTACAAACGCGCCCGCGACGGCGAAGCGATGGAAATCGCGGCCCGCCCGCTGTTCGTCGAAAGCCTGATCCTGCTGGACCGCCCCGATGCGGATCACGCCCGACTGGAAATGGTCTGCGGCAAGGGCGGCTATGTCCGTTCCATCGCGCGGGACCTGGGGCGCGTGCTGGGATGCCACGCCCATGTGGACCACCTGCGCCGCCTGTGGTCCGGGCCGTTCGACGTGGCCGAAGGCATTGCCTTCGCCGAGGTCGAAAGGCTGGCCCGCACGCCCGAGCTTGACGCCTATCTGCTGCCGCTGGAACTGGGCCTGGCCGATCTGCCAGAGGTCCATGCCACCGCCGAAGGCGCCACCCGCCTGCGTCACGGCAACCCCGGCATGGTGATCGCCAGCGGGCTTGAGTACGGCGAAACCTGCTGGGCCAGCCTGAATGGGCAACCGGTCGCCGTGGGCACCTTCCGGGGCGGTGAATTGCACCCCAGCCGGGTGTTCAACCTGACCGAAGGCGCATGA
- a CDS encoding aldehyde dehydrogenase family protein: MIEKRQFYINGAWVNPAQTRDHNVIDPSTEEPCAVISLGGQADVDAAVAAARAAFPAWMKRDPAERIAIVERFLDLYAERREDVAKAVSMEMGAPIDFARNNQWGAGTWHTENFLKAAKEFQFVRPLGDHAPDDRIVHEGFGVCAMITPWNWPLNQITLKVIAGLIAGCTMILKPSEESPLNALVFAELMDAAGVPAGVFNLVNGNGAGVGSALTSHADVDMVSFTGSTRAGIAISQSAAATLKKVHLELGGKGANVIFADADDKAVERGVLHMMNNTGQSCNAPSRMLVQREIYDAAVEEAAAVANAVKIGSAHDEGKHIGPVVNAAQFDKIQGLIQKGIDEGARLVAGGTGRPEGFNRGYFVRPTVFADANNQMTIAREEIFGPVLTIMPFDTEEEAIEIANDTPYGLTNYVQSADGARRNRMALALRSGMVEMNGQPRGAGAPFGGMKASGIGREGGVWGLEDFMEVKSVSGWAKEPA; this comes from the coding sequence ATGATCGAGAAACGCCAGTTCTATATAAACGGCGCCTGGGTGAACCCGGCGCAGACCCGCGATCACAACGTGATCGACCCCTCGACCGAGGAACCCTGCGCGGTGATTTCCCTCGGGGGACAGGCGGATGTCGATGCCGCCGTCGCCGCCGCCCGCGCCGCCTTTCCCGCCTGGATGAAGCGCGACCCCGCCGAGCGGATCGCCATCGTCGAACGCTTCCTCGACCTTTATGCCGAGCGCCGCGAAGATGTGGCCAAGGCCGTGTCGATGGAAATGGGCGCGCCGATCGATTTCGCGCGCAACAACCAATGGGGTGCGGGCACCTGGCACACCGAGAATTTCCTGAAAGCGGCCAAGGAATTCCAGTTCGTCCGCCCGCTTGGCGACCATGCGCCCGACGACCGGATCGTCCATGAAGGCTTCGGCGTCTGCGCCATGATCACACCCTGGAACTGGCCGCTGAACCAGATCACGCTCAAGGTCATTGCCGGGCTGATCGCCGGTTGCACGATGATCCTGAAACCGTCCGAGGAAAGCCCGCTGAACGCACTGGTCTTTGCCGAACTGATGGATGCCGCCGGCGTGCCCGCCGGTGTCTTCAACCTGGTGAACGGCAATGGCGCAGGCGTCGGCTCGGCGCTGACATCCCATGCGGATGTGGACATGGTCAGCTTCACCGGCTCGACCCGCGCCGGCATTGCGATTTCGCAAAGCGCCGCCGCCACCCTGAAGAAAGTTCACCTGGAACTGGGCGGCAAGGGCGCGAATGTGATCTTTGCCGATGCCGACGACAAGGCCGTCGAGCGCGGCGTGCTGCACATGATGAACAACACCGGCCAAAGCTGCAACGCGCCGTCCCGGATGCTGGTCCAGCGCGAGATATATGATGCTGCCGTCGAAGAGGCCGCCGCCGTGGCGAATGCCGTCAAGATCGGCTCGGCCCATGACGAGGGCAAGCATATCGGCCCGGTGGTCAATGCCGCGCAGTTCGACAAGATCCAGGGGCTGATCCAGAAGGGCATCGACGAAGGCGCGCGCCTTGTCGCAGGCGGCACCGGCCGCCCCGAAGGCTTCAACCGGGGCTATTTCGTCCGTCCCACCGTCTTTGCCGATGCCAACAACCAGATGACCATCGCGCGCGAGGAAATCTTTGGCCCGGTCCTGACGATCATGCCCTTCGACACCGAAGAAGAGGCCATCGAGATCGCCAATGACACGCCCTATGGTCTGACCAACTATGTCCAGAGCGCCGATGGTGCGCGGCGCAACCGCATGGCCCTGGCCCTGCGGTCGGGCATGGTCGAGATGAACGGCCAGCCACGCGGCGCCGGTGCCCCCTTCGGCGGCATGAAGGCATCGGGCATCGGACGCGAAGGCGGCGTCTGGGGGCTGGAAGACTTCATGGAAGTAAAATCGGTTTCGGGCTGGGCCAAGGAGCCCGCCTGA
- a CDS encoding peroxiredoxin codes for MSLRINDTVPDFTAQTDKGEISFHDWIGDSWAILFSHPKDFTPVCTTEFGAVAQLAPEWEKRGTKVIGISVDGVAEHEKWKGDIESFAGVAAGFPIIADSDLAVSKQFDMLPADAYMPDGRTPAHSATVRSVFIISPDKKLQLTMTYPMSVGRNFAEVLRALDGLQATFQTPIATPANWQVGQDVIVALSLDDAAAEEKYGKLDKKLPYLRLAKSPL; via the coding sequence ATGTCTCTGCGTATCAACGATACCGTGCCCGATTTCACCGCCCAGACCGACAAGGGAGAGATCTCTTTCCACGATTGGATAGGCGACAGCTGGGCGATCCTGTTTTCGCACCCCAAGGATTTCACCCCGGTCTGCACCACCGAATTCGGGGCCGTGGCGCAGCTGGCGCCGGAATGGGAAAAGCGCGGCACCAAGGTGATCGGCATCTCCGTCGACGGCGTGGCCGAGCATGAGAAGTGGAAAGGCGATATCGAAAGCTTTGCCGGCGTGGCCGCAGGGTTCCCGATCATCGCCGACAGCGACCTGGCTGTGTCCAAGCAGTTCGATATGCTGCCCGCCGATGCCTATATGCCCGATGGCCGCACCCCGGCGCATTCGGCGACCGTGCGCTCTGTCTTCATCATTTCGCCGGACAAGAAGCTGCAGCTGACGATGACCTATCCGATGTCGGTCGGGCGCAACTTTGCCGAGGTGCTGCGGGCGCTCGACGGTCTGCAGGCCACCTTCCAGACGCCGATCGCGACCCCGGCCAACTGGCAGGTTGGCCAGGACGTGATCGTCGCCCTGTCGCTGGACGATGCCGCCGCAGAAGAGAAATACGGCAAGCTCGACAAGAAGCTGCCCTATCTGCGGCTGGCAAAATCGCCGCTTTGA
- the pnp gene encoding polyribonucleotide nucleotidyltransferase yields MFNVTTKSMQWGEETLTLETGKVARQADGSVIATLGETSVMANVTFAKKQKEGQDFFPLTVHYQEKYYAAGKIPGGFFKREARPTEKETLTARLIDRPIRPLFASGFKNEVLVMCTVLSHDLENDPDVVAMIAASAALTISGAPFMGPIAGCRVGFSGGEYVLNPSVDDMHNLRNNPEQRLDLIVAGTKDAVMMVESEAYELTEEEMLGAVTFAHEQIQPVLDLIIDLAEETAKEPFAFSPPDYSDLFAAVKAAGEDKMRAAYAITDKQERTTAVAAVKDDIKAALTEEQLADANLGSALKKLESGVLRGDVVKNGKRIDGRATNQVRPIVAETGILPRTHGSSLFTRGETQGLVVTTLGTGDDEQFIDALHGNFKSNFLLHYNFPPYSVGEVGRVSGPGRREIGHGKLAWRALQAVLPAATDFPYTIRIVSEITESNGSSSMASVCGGSLSMMDAGVPLKSAVAGVAMGLVLEDDGDYAILTDILGDEDHLGDMDFKVAGTSEGITSLQMDIKVQGITPEIMKTALAQAKEGRMHILGEMNKALSGAAEFSAHAPRIETMQIPTDKIREVIGSGGKVIREIVETSGAKVDINDDGIIKIASSDGEAIQRAYDMIYSIVAEPEEGKIYKGKVVKIVDFGVFVNFFGKRDGLVHVSQIENRRLNHPSDVLKEGQEVWVKLVGFDDRGKVRLSMKMVDQQTGEESAKEEAAEE; encoded by the coding sequence ATGTTCAACGTGACAACGAAATCGATGCAGTGGGGCGAAGAGACGCTTACGCTGGAAACGGGCAAGGTTGCCCGCCAGGCCGACGGTTCGGTCATCGCCACTCTGGGCGAGACTTCCGTCATGGCCAACGTAACGTTTGCCAAGAAGCAGAAAGAAGGCCAGGACTTCTTCCCGCTGACCGTCCACTACCAGGAAAAATACTACGCCGCGGGCAAGATTCCCGGCGGTTTCTTCAAGCGTGAGGCCCGCCCCACCGAGAAGGAAACCCTGACTGCGCGCCTGATCGACCGTCCGATCCGCCCGCTGTTCGCCTCGGGCTTCAAGAACGAAGTCCTCGTCATGTGCACCGTGCTCAGCCACGATCTGGAAAACGACCCCGATGTCGTCGCCATGATCGCCGCCTCCGCTGCGCTGACCATTTCCGGCGCGCCCTTCATGGGCCCGATCGCCGGTTGCCGCGTCGGTTTCTCGGGCGGCGAATATGTGCTGAACCCGTCGGTCGACGACATGCACAACCTGCGCAACAACCCCGAGCAGCGTCTCGACCTGATCGTGGCCGGCACCAAAGATGCCGTGATGATGGTCGAATCGGAAGCCTACGAGCTGACCGAAGAAGAAATGCTCGGCGCCGTGACCTTCGCCCATGAGCAGATCCAGCCGGTTCTGGACCTGATCATTGACCTGGCCGAAGAGACCGCGAAAGAGCCATTTGCCTTCTCGCCCCCGGATTACTCGGATCTGTTCGCAGCCGTGAAAGCCGCTGGCGAAGACAAGATGCGCGCCGCCTACGCCATCACCGACAAGCAGGAACGGACCACTGCCGTTGCCGCCGTCAAGGACGACATCAAGGCCGCCCTGACCGAAGAGCAGCTGGCTGATGCCAACCTCGGTTCCGCGCTGAAGAAGCTGGAATCCGGCGTTCTGCGTGGCGATGTCGTGAAGAACGGCAAGCGGATCGACGGCCGTGCCACCAACCAGGTGCGCCCGATCGTTGCGGAAACCGGCATCCTGCCGCGGACCCATGGGTCGTCCCTGTTCACCCGTGGCGAAACCCAGGGCCTGGTCGTGACCACGCTGGGAACCGGCGATGACGAACAGTTCATCGACGCGCTGCACGGCAACTTCAAGTCGAACTTCCTGCTGCACTACAACTTCCCCCCCTACTCGGTCGGTGAAGTCGGTCGCGTCAGCGGTCCGGGTCGTCGTGAAATCGGCCACGGCAAGCTGGCATGGCGCGCCCTGCAGGCTGTCCTGCCCGCCGCCACCGATTTCCCCTACACGATCCGCATCGTGTCGGAGATCACCGAATCCAACGGCTCGTCCTCGATGGCGTCGGTCTGCGGTGGTTCGCTGTCGATGATGGATGCAGGCGTCCCGCTGAAGTCCGCCGTTGCCGGTGTGGCCATGGGCCTGGTGCTGGAAGACGATGGCGACTACGCGATCCTGACCGACATCCTCGGTGACGAAGACCACCTGGGCGACATGGACTTCAAGGTTGCCGGGACTTCCGAAGGCATCACCTCGCTGCAGATGGACATCAAGGTCCAGGGCATCACGCCCGAGATCATGAAAACTGCCCTGGCCCAGGCCAAGGAAGGCCGGATGCACATCCTGGGCGAGATGAACAAGGCGCTTTCGGGTGCCGCGGAATTCTCGGCACATGCCCCGCGCATCGAAACCATGCAGATCCCCACCGACAAGATCCGTGAAGTGATCGGCTCGGGCGGCAAGGTCATCCGCGAGATCGTGGAAACCTCCGGCGCCAAGGTCGACATCAACGACGACGGCATCATCAAGATCGCCTCGTCCGACGGTGAAGCCATCCAGCGCGCCTACGACATGATCTATTCGATCGTGGCCGAGCCGGAAGAAGGCAAGATCTACAAGGGCAAGGTCGTGAAGATCGTCGACTTCGGCGTCTTCGTGAACTTCTTCGGCAAGCGTGACGGCCTCGTGCACGTTTCGCAAATCGAGAACCGCCGCCTGAACCACCCGTCCGACGTTCTGAAAGAAGGTCAGGAAGTCTGGGTCAAGCTGGTCGGCTTCGATGACCGTGGCAAGGTCCGCCTGTCGATGAAGATGGTCGATCAGCAAACCGGCGAAGAATCCGCGAAGGAAGAAGCGGCAGAAGAGTAA
- a CDS encoding VOC family protein: MARMIHSMLRVRDEAASLDFYSRAFGLKIADRLDFESFSLIYLSNAESDFELELTVNKGETAPYDLGNGYGHLAVSVADLEAEHARFVAEGLAPRDMVSFAPAGELIGRFFFVKDPDGYEIEVLERSCRFA, from the coding sequence ATGGCTCGCATGATCCATTCCATGCTTCGCGTCCGCGACGAAGCCGCATCGCTTGATTTCTACAGCCGCGCCTTCGGGCTGAAGATTGCGGACCGGCTGGATTTCGAGAGCTTCTCGCTGATCTACCTGTCCAACGCCGAAAGCGACTTCGAACTGGAACTGACCGTGAACAAGGGCGAGACCGCGCCATATGACCTTGGCAATGGCTACGGTCACCTCGCGGTTTCTGTCGCGGATCTCGAGGCCGAACATGCCCGCTTTGTCGCCGAAGGTCTGGCGCCGCGCGATATGGTGTCCTTTGCGCCTGCAGGTGAGTTGATCGGGCGGTTCTTCTTCGTCAAGGATCCCGATGGGTATGAAATCGAGGTGCTGGAACGTAGTTGCCGTTTTGCCTGA
- the rpsO gene encoding 30S ribosomal protein S15 — translation MSITVEDKQRLMKEYATKEGDTGSPEVQVAILSSRIATLTEHFKTHKKDNHGRRGLLMMVAQRRKLLDYLKGKDEARYTDLIKRLGLRR, via the coding sequence ATGTCGATCACCGTCGAAGACAAACAGCGCCTCATGAAGGAATACGCAACCAAGGAAGGCGACACCGGTTCGCCCGAAGTCCAAGTTGCCATTCTCAGCTCGCGTATCGCCACGCTGACCGAGCACTTCAAGACCCACAAGAAAGACAACCACGGCCGTCGCGGCCTGCTGATGATGGTTGCACAGCGTCGTAAGCTGCTGGACTACCTCAAAGGCAAGGACGAGGCCCGGTACACGGACCTGATCAAACGCCTCGGCCTGCGCCGCTAA
- a CDS encoding glycosyltransferase family 25 protein, with product MVQSYVIHLDASTAREPLVKALARGLPDLHVVPAVNGRAMSHEAVAEIAGTALLKPRYPFPLMPSEIGCFLSHRAAWERIVGSRDPFGIVAEDDVVLGKDFATALALALEHASEDSLIRFPMSPRETPAKVVAEAGGHRLFRPEVIGLTAALYLLGRGAAERLLEASERFDRPVDTWLQMRWETGVDSLTIWPADISSGAATTGGSTIQRKKTPLSEITRSWKRSRYRRAIAKKSGTS from the coding sequence ATGGTGCAATCTTACGTCATCCATCTGGACGCCAGCACGGCGCGCGAACCACTGGTCAAGGCGCTGGCCCGTGGCCTGCCGGATCTGCACGTGGTCCCCGCCGTCAACGGCCGCGCCATGAGCCACGAAGCCGTGGCCGAAATCGCCGGCACAGCGCTTTTGAAACCGCGCTATCCCTTCCCGCTGATGCCCTCGGAAATTGGCTGTTTCCTGTCCCATCGCGCCGCCTGGGAACGGATTGTCGGATCGCGGGACCCCTTCGGAATCGTGGCCGAGGATGACGTGGTGCTGGGCAAGGACTTCGCGACGGCGCTGGCCCTGGCGCTGGAGCATGCGAGCGAAGACAGCCTGATCCGCTTTCCCATGTCGCCGCGCGAGACCCCGGCCAAGGTCGTGGCAGAAGCAGGCGGCCACCGCCTGTTCCGCCCAGAGGTGATCGGGCTGACGGCCGCGCTTTATCTGTTGGGACGGGGTGCCGCCGAACGCCTGCTTGAGGCGTCGGAACGCTTTGACCGACCCGTGGACACCTGGCTTCAGATGCGGTGGGAAACCGGCGTGGACAGTCTGACGATCTGGCCTGCGGATATTTCCAGCGGGGCGGCGACCACCGGCGGCTCGACCATCCAGCGCAAGAAAACCCCGCTGTCGGAGATCACCCGCAGCTGGAAACGATCCCGCTATCGCCGCGCCATCGCGAAGAAATCCGGCACCTCATGA